In a single window of the Streptomyces sp. NBC_00285 genome:
- a CDS encoding DegT/DnrJ/EryC1/StrS family aminotransferase, giving the protein MPYGSRLAATMTRRLGRECVYTPSARLALYLAFRRWCRPGGRVLMSPVTDDVILFVVLAAGLRPVLAPVSAWDGNIDPAAVPEATWRDVDAVLTSNLYGVPDRVVELRRRCSQLGIPLFEDAAHAIGSHVDGQPIGTFGRAAVFSLSKHVAGMAGGFLAVEDARTRRELELLRDDLLTPGRLSEDITTTLRPLARSAVRSLHLVRPVWRAMERLGLLERDAFRMPLHAPRLTASARQAPSLTAYEPWVRVDLHGYRSRHGALVRGQLKLRMARLDEDLTRRRAGVTLLAGTPWASPALRERTVHDGPLPLFRVPLLVDDRDALVQRLVRHDVVCGYLYDPPLDDYAGAEFVEPSPDPAAARWFAAHALPADPLLARRIVTAFTKERVADAHPSLLRPVPDAAPPRLLGP; this is encoded by the coding sequence ATGCCCTACGGCTCACGGCTGGCCGCGACGATGACACGGCGACTGGGACGCGAGTGCGTGTACACGCCCTCGGCCCGGCTGGCCCTCTACCTGGCGTTCAGGCGCTGGTGCCGGCCGGGCGGGCGCGTGCTGATGTCACCGGTGACCGACGACGTGATCCTGTTCGTGGTCCTCGCGGCCGGCCTGCGTCCCGTGCTGGCCCCCGTGTCCGCGTGGGACGGCAACATCGATCCGGCCGCCGTACCGGAGGCGACCTGGCGCGACGTGGACGCCGTCCTGACCAGCAACCTCTACGGCGTGCCCGACCGGGTCGTCGAACTGCGGCGCCGCTGCTCGCAGTTGGGGATCCCGCTGTTCGAGGACGCGGCGCACGCGATCGGCAGCCATGTGGACGGGCAGCCCATCGGGACCTTCGGCAGGGCGGCGGTGTTCAGCCTGTCCAAGCACGTGGCGGGAATGGCCGGCGGATTCCTCGCCGTCGAGGACGCGCGCACGCGCCGGGAGCTGGAACTGCTGCGGGACGATCTCCTGACCCCCGGCCGGCTGAGCGAGGACATCACCACGACGCTGCGCCCGCTGGCCCGGTCCGCCGTCCGGTCGCTCCATCTGGTGCGCCCGGTGTGGCGGGCCATGGAACGGCTGGGGCTGCTGGAGCGGGACGCGTTCCGGATGCCCCTGCACGCACCGCGGCTCACCGCGTCGGCGCGACAGGCGCCGAGCCTGACGGCGTACGAGCCGTGGGTCCGGGTCGACCTGCACGGCTATCGCTCCCGGCACGGCGCGCTGGTGCGCGGGCAGCTGAAGCTGCGGATGGCCCGTCTGGACGAGGACCTCACCCGGCGCAGGGCCGGTGTCACCCTGCTGGCGGGCACCCCGTGGGCGTCACCGGCGCTGCGGGAGCGGACCGTGCACGACGGCCCCCTGCCGCTCTTCCGGGTGCCGCTGCTGGTCGACGACCGCGACGCCCTGGTCCAACGGCTGGTGCGGCACGACGTGGTCTGCGGCTACCTCTACGATCCGCCGCTGGACGACTACGCGGGCGCGGAGTTCGTCGAGCCCTCCCCCGATCCGGCCGCCGCCCGCTGGTTCGCGGCGCACGCCCTTCCGGCGGATCCGCTCCTGGCCCGCAGGATCGTCACCGCGTTCACGAAGGAGCGGGTGGCCGACGCGCACCCTTCGCTGCTGCGGCCGGTTCCGGACGCCGCACCGCCCCGGCTCCTTGGCCCGTGA
- a CDS encoding glyceraldehyde-3-phosphate dehydrogenase — MTVKDDSFTDWKNREEIAESMIPMIGRLHRERDVTVLLHSRSLVNKSVVSILKTHRFARQIAGEELSVTDTLPFVQALTALDLGPSQIDIGRLAEIYQTDDRGLSVAEFTADAVAGATGGNKIERREPRDVVLYGFGRIGRLVARLLIEKAGSGNGLRLRAIVVRGGGGRAGEDLVKRASLLRRDSIHGQFQGTITVDESEGAIIANGNTIKVIHANDPSEVDYTAYGIKDAILIDNTGKWRDREGLAQHLRPGIDKVVLTAPGKGDVPNIVHGVNHDTIKPDEQILSCASCTTNAIVPPLKAMADEYGVLRGHVETVHSFTNDQNLLDNHHKADRRGRSAALNMVITETGAASAVAKALPDLAAPITGSSIRVPVPDVSIAILSLRLGRETTREEVLDHLRNVSLTSPLKRQIDFTTAPDAVSSDFIGSRHASIVDAGATKVDGDNAILYLWYDNEFGYSCQVIRVVQHVSGVEYPTYPAAV; from the coding sequence GTGACTGTCAAGGACGACTCGTTCACCGACTGGAAGAACCGCGAGGAGATCGCGGAATCGATGATCCCGATGATCGGGAGGCTGCACCGGGAGCGGGACGTCACTGTTCTGCTGCACAGCCGCTCCCTGGTGAACAAGTCGGTGGTCAGCATCCTCAAGACCCACCGGTTCGCCCGGCAGATCGCCGGTGAGGAGCTCTCCGTCACCGACACCCTGCCGTTCGTCCAGGCGCTCACCGCGCTGGACCTGGGCCCCTCGCAGATCGACATCGGCAGGCTCGCCGAGATCTACCAGACCGACGACCGCGGCCTGTCGGTGGCCGAGTTCACCGCCGACGCCGTGGCCGGCGCGACGGGTGGCAACAAGATCGAGCGCCGGGAGCCGCGGGACGTCGTCCTGTACGGCTTCGGCCGCATCGGCCGCCTGGTGGCCCGGCTGCTGATCGAGAAGGCGGGCTCCGGCAACGGTCTGCGGCTGCGTGCCATCGTCGTCCGGGGTGGCGGCGGGCGGGCCGGCGAGGATCTCGTCAAGCGGGCCTCGCTGCTGCGCCGGGACTCCATCCACGGCCAGTTCCAGGGCACGATCACCGTCGACGAGTCCGAGGGCGCGATCATCGCCAACGGCAACACCATCAAGGTGATCCACGCGAACGACCCCTCCGAGGTCGACTACACGGCGTACGGCATCAAGGACGCCATCCTCATCGACAACACCGGCAAGTGGCGCGACCGTGAGGGCCTGGCCCAGCATCTGCGCCCCGGTATCGACAAGGTCGTGCTGACCGCGCCGGGCAAGGGCGACGTCCCCAACATCGTGCACGGCGTCAACCACGACACGATCAAGCCGGACGAGCAGATCCTGTCCTGCGCGTCCTGCACCACCAACGCGATCGTGCCGCCGCTGAAGGCGATGGCCGACGAGTACGGCGTGCTGCGCGGCCACGTCGAGACGGTCCACTCGTTCACCAACGACCAGAACCTGCTGGACAACCACCACAAGGCAGACCGCCGCGGCCGCTCGGCGGCGCTCAACATGGTCATCACGGAGACCGGCGCCGCCTCCGCCGTCGCCAAGGCACTGCCCGACCTCGCAGCGCCGATCACCGGCAGCTCGATCCGGGTTCCGGTGCCGGACGTCTCCATCGCGATCCTGAGTCTGCGCCTGGGCCGCGAGACCACCCGCGAGGAGGTCCTGGACCACCTCCGGAACGTCTCCCTGACCTCGCCGCTCAAGCGCCAGATCGACTTCACCACGGCCCCCGACGCGGTCTCCAGCGACTTCATCGGCTCCCGCCACGCCTCGATCGTCGACGCCGGCGCCACCAAGGTCGACGGCGACAACGCGATCCTCTACCTCTGGTACGACAACGAGTTCGGCTACTCCTGCCAGGTCATCCGCGTCGTCCAGCACGTTTCCGGCGTCGAGTACCCGACGTACCCGGCGGCGGTCTGA
- a CDS encoding LacI family DNA-binding transcriptional regulator, producing MDAISDRPARIQEVAAAAGVSVSTVSNVLNRPERVNARTAERVRDAVAALDYVPHPGAAGLRTGHSSSIGLVLPDVANSFYSRIARGAADAAYEHGYSLVLCDSGDAPEREQGYFSMLVEQRAVGAVVVPLSADPTRLTRLRERGIPLVLADRAMPAQEGCSVSVDDIAGGRIAVQHLLDRGARDILVVNGERTIRQCADRYQGARQAVRTRREARLGQVVAEEMTVAYGAEIARGLDELPDGVFCTNDFLAAGLCRTLGERGVKVPGDVQVVGYGDLDIASFVGTTLTTVRQPVEELGRAAVEMLLDEVEARSEHAHEARVFAPGLVLRDSTRAPSDGPF from the coding sequence GTGGACGCCATTTCGGATCGTCCCGCCCGTATCCAGGAGGTCGCGGCAGCCGCCGGAGTCTCCGTCTCGACCGTGTCGAACGTCCTGAACCGGCCCGAGCGGGTCAACGCGCGCACGGCCGAGCGGGTCCGCGACGCTGTCGCCGCACTCGACTACGTCCCTCATCCGGGAGCCGCCGGTCTGCGCACCGGACACTCCTCGTCGATCGGTCTGGTGCTGCCGGACGTGGCCAACTCGTTCTACTCGCGCATCGCGCGCGGCGCCGCCGACGCCGCGTACGAACACGGCTACTCACTCGTCCTGTGCGACAGCGGGGACGCGCCGGAGCGGGAACAGGGCTACTTCAGCATGCTCGTCGAACAGCGGGCCGTGGGCGCGGTGGTGGTCCCGCTCAGTGCCGACCCCACCCGGCTGACACGACTGCGCGAGCGGGGCATCCCGCTGGTCCTGGCCGACCGGGCGATGCCCGCCCAGGAAGGCTGTTCGGTCTCCGTGGACGACATCGCGGGCGGCCGCATCGCCGTGCAGCACCTGCTGGACCGCGGGGCGCGCGACATCCTCGTCGTGAACGGCGAGCGCACGATCCGCCAGTGCGCCGACCGCTACCAGGGCGCCCGCCAGGCCGTGCGTACCCGGCGCGAGGCACGCCTGGGCCAGGTCGTCGCCGAGGAGATGACGGTGGCATACGGCGCCGAGATCGCCCGCGGTCTCGACGAACTGCCCGACGGGGTCTTCTGCACCAACGACTTCCTCGCGGCGGGGCTGTGCCGCACGCTGGGCGAGCGCGGCGTGAAGGTCCCGGGTGACGTACAGGTGGTCGGCTACGGCGACCTGGACATAGCGAGCTTCGTCGGTACGACCCTGACCACGGTCCGTCAGCCGGTCGAGGAACTCGGCAGGGCGGCCGTGGAGATGCTGCTGGACGAGGTGGAGGCCCGCTCGGAACACGCCCACGAGGCGCGGGTGTTCGCACCGGGGCTGGTCCTGCGGGACTCCACGCGGGCACCCTCAGACGGGCCTTTCTAG
- a CDS encoding glycosyl hydrolase yields MISPALRQLFDEPPRDFGPTPLWWWSGAKVTRERLDWQLRRFADGGVHNLVVINLAPAGPTFGARTDDPVWFGEEWWARFTDACEIAGELGTRLWFYDQIGFSGANVQGSITRRHPGSAGRALRSRRAVVSGGTVELRGAETLLGAYDSGGGRLPFTGQAVRAGQEGPPRIEAADGTEVRLVLAVPTAFDYLDPAAVGLLFDAIHHEYDRRVPEYLGNVIAGSFQDELPATNSWTGRFPEEFRTRRGYDLLDHLPALFGESAGDTTRARKIRADYYAVRAELTEEALFRPLAAWHDERGLLLGCDQSHPARSGFPAQSTQLYTDYFRTHRWYSAAGSDHHGDAKVHSSMAHLYGHERVWIESFHSSGWGGTLEETYDWLLPFLRSGANLYNPHASYFGTAGGWFEWAPPSTDWRQPYWQQYPAFSRAVARICSILSWGTYSADVAVLHPSATMQSLIPLDAPVQHFGDGRLGDAHADVDETQRHYLGLCGTNNWLRPDVGALDRHRISFDVIDDASVQGAKAGDGALRIREQAYSVVLLPSASVLEDGTARGLVDLLDAGGRVVVVGRPPAQAAGLAGDDSVVAALLDHPRLERVPDAEAGAAAVADAAGYATGEVPLLVRRKGDMAVALVTGAFPDARTHPPGDRHEIDPARYARTSSVSVRGPVAEAEIWNPATGERRPGRVTVTGGVSVIEVPLEGAPAALVVWREGPPAGGTPPAPPERSETIDLSAGWEGRLAPTMDNTWGDLALPAGASVAEPQIWTMRWTENEGPWRPVRVTYGNRVRVLPPVPFVQAPAPLDAAAVQQVLSGEKELASPEWDVSLYSSSRGIPDPHGLLGNKGLVPEEFVRVPVPGSGTAARVRAVVETDHRGPADLHIGAAATKRVWWNSTRVDTGGGYLASARVDVQDARNVLEYELSDAQDRPQTISGAEKTPLGSYFCLSRPDGFATRPLFMRVPDDVRPDGGVTYRGRFELPGQGAAAVLVVGAAVGVTVLLDGAVVARQEKVEYYESDWGAVPMFFRHELTPGGGDHVLDVVADSIDARDGIYVDLVADTTALVSGPGWEARTGEWNGLTVEHEGRWGELQHCAAAVRPHPLPAADWLAGAPVLGLAVLPLRSTDDVREAEQRFRFTVPAGTVSLDLPLELPARVRIDGGPELPLENGHMTLHQLLDTATEFEVLTAPTAVLRGGSAWRGPVRVRTVAAPMRPGEWAEVGLGGWSGGVTYARTLEVPAGSDPVLDLGRVRGSVAVRVDGELVGEAFCGPYRFALRGTAGRTVRLDVTVHNTLAPYLAEATPTAWAFPSQLPSGLLGPVTLERPV; encoded by the coding sequence GTGATCTCTCCAGCCCTGCGACAACTGTTCGACGAGCCGCCCCGGGACTTCGGCCCCACCCCGCTGTGGTGGTGGTCCGGCGCGAAGGTCACCCGCGAGCGCCTGGACTGGCAACTGCGCCGGTTCGCCGACGGCGGCGTCCACAACCTCGTGGTGATCAACCTGGCCCCGGCCGGACCCACCTTCGGCGCCCGCACCGACGACCCGGTGTGGTTCGGCGAGGAGTGGTGGGCCCGCTTCACGGACGCCTGCGAGATCGCCGGGGAGCTGGGCACACGTCTGTGGTTCTACGACCAGATCGGCTTCTCCGGCGCCAACGTCCAGGGGAGCATCACCCGACGGCACCCCGGGTCCGCGGGCCGGGCCCTGCGTTCGCGCCGGGCGGTTGTCTCCGGCGGCACGGTCGAGCTGAGGGGCGCGGAGACCCTGCTGGGGGCGTACGACAGCGGGGGCGGACGGCTGCCGTTCACCGGGCAGGCTGTCCGTGCCGGCCAGGAAGGGCCGCCGCGGATCGAGGCCGCCGACGGCACCGAGGTGCGCCTGGTCCTCGCGGTCCCCACGGCCTTCGACTACCTCGACCCCGCTGCCGTCGGTCTCCTGTTCGATGCCATCCATCACGAATACGACCGCCGGGTCCCCGAGTACCTGGGCAACGTCATCGCGGGCAGCTTCCAGGACGAGTTGCCCGCCACCAACTCCTGGACCGGCCGCTTCCCCGAGGAGTTCCGGACCCGGCGCGGCTACGACCTCCTCGACCACCTGCCCGCGCTGTTCGGCGAGAGCGCTGGCGACACCACCCGGGCACGCAAGATCCGCGCCGACTACTACGCCGTGCGCGCCGAACTCACCGAAGAGGCCCTGTTCCGGCCCCTCGCCGCCTGGCACGACGAGCGCGGCCTCCTCCTGGGCTGCGACCAGAGCCATCCCGCCCGCTCCGGCTTCCCGGCCCAGTCGACGCAGCTCTACACGGACTACTTCCGCACCCACCGCTGGTACAGCGCCGCCGGCAGCGACCACCACGGCGACGCCAAGGTGCACTCATCCATGGCCCACCTCTACGGCCACGAGCGCGTCTGGATCGAGTCGTTCCACTCCTCCGGCTGGGGCGGCACCCTGGAGGAGACCTATGACTGGCTGCTGCCGTTCCTGCGCAGCGGCGCCAACCTGTACAACCCGCACGCCAGTTACTTCGGCACCGCGGGCGGCTGGTTCGAGTGGGCGCCGCCGTCCACCGACTGGCGTCAGCCCTACTGGCAGCAGTACCCCGCCTTCTCCCGGGCCGTCGCCCGGATCTGCTCGATCCTGTCCTGGGGCACCTACAGCGCCGATGTCGCGGTCCTGCACCCTTCCGCCACCATGCAGTCCCTCATCCCGCTGGACGCTCCCGTCCAGCACTTCGGGGACGGCCGCCTCGGCGACGCCCACGCCGACGTCGACGAGACCCAGCGCCATTACCTGGGGCTGTGCGGAACGAACAACTGGCTCCGGCCCGACGTGGGCGCCCTCGACCGCCACCGGATCTCCTTCGACGTCATCGACGACGCCTCGGTGCAGGGCGCCAAGGCCGGCGACGGTGCCCTGCGTATCAGGGAGCAGGCGTACAGCGTGGTCCTGCTGCCCTCGGCGAGTGTCCTGGAGGACGGGACGGCCCGGGGACTGGTCGACCTCCTCGACGCGGGCGGCCGGGTCGTGGTCGTGGGCCGGCCTCCGGCGCAGGCCGCGGGGCTGGCCGGTGACGACTCCGTCGTAGCCGCGCTGCTGGACCATCCGCGCCTTGAACGGGTGCCCGACGCCGAGGCCGGTGCGGCGGCGGTCGCCGACGCCGCCGGATACGCGACGGGCGAGGTGCCGCTGCTCGTCAGGCGCAAGGGCGACATGGCAGTCGCACTGGTCACGGGGGCGTTTCCCGACGCCCGTACGCACCCACCGGGGGACCGCCACGAGATCGACCCGGCGCGCTACGCCCGTACCTCCTCGGTCAGCGTGCGCGGCCCGGTCGCCGAGGCCGAGATCTGGAACCCGGCGACCGGCGAACGCCGCCCCGGACGCGTCACCGTCACCGGCGGCGTCTCTGTCATCGAGGTGCCCCTGGAGGGCGCCCCGGCCGCACTGGTCGTATGGCGCGAGGGCCCTCCGGCGGGCGGCACGCCCCCGGCGCCTCCGGAACGGTCCGAGACGATCGACCTGTCGGCCGGCTGGGAGGGCCGTCTCGCTCCCACGATGGACAACACCTGGGGTGATCTGGCGCTGCCCGCCGGAGCGTCCGTCGCCGAACCGCAGATCTGGACCATGCGGTGGACCGAGAACGAAGGCCCCTGGCGACCGGTCCGGGTGACCTACGGCAACCGGGTCCGGGTCCTGCCGCCCGTGCCCTTCGTGCAGGCCCCGGCTCCTCTGGACGCCGCCGCCGTCCAACAAGTCCTGTCCGGGGAGAAGGAGTTGGCGTCCCCGGAGTGGGATGTCTCGCTGTACTCGTCGAGTCGCGGCATTCCCGACCCGCACGGACTGCTCGGCAACAAGGGCCTGGTGCCGGAGGAGTTCGTGCGCGTCCCGGTGCCCGGGAGCGGAACCGCCGCACGGGTCAGGGCTGTTGTGGAGACCGACCACCGCGGGCCGGCCGACCTGCACATCGGTGCGGCGGCGACCAAACGCGTGTGGTGGAACAGCACAAGGGTGGATACCGGCGGCGGCTATCTGGCGTCCGCCCGGGTCGACGTCCAGGACGCCCGCAATGTGCTCGAGTACGAGTTGTCCGACGCCCAGGACCGGCCGCAGACCATTTCGGGTGCCGAGAAGACCCCCCTGGGCAGCTACTTCTGCCTGTCCCGCCCGGACGGATTCGCGACGCGCCCGCTCTTCATGAGGGTCCCCGACGACGTACGGCCGGACGGCGGCGTGACCTACCGGGGCCGGTTCGAACTTCCTGGACAGGGTGCGGCGGCGGTCCTCGTCGTGGGGGCCGCGGTGGGCGTGACTGTTCTGCTCGACGGAGCCGTCGTGGCGCGGCAGGAGAAGGTGGAGTACTACGAGTCCGACTGGGGCGCGGTGCCGATGTTCTTCCGGCACGAACTGACCCCGGGCGGTGGCGATCACGTCCTCGACGTGGTGGCCGACAGCATCGACGCGCGGGACGGGATCTACGTCGACCTCGTGGCGGACACGACCGCCCTGGTCAGCGGCCCGGGGTGGGAGGCCCGCACGGGGGAGTGGAACGGGCTGACGGTCGAACACGAGGGCCGCTGGGGGGAGTTGCAGCACTGCGCTGCCGCGGTACGGCCGCACCCCCTGCCCGCGGCCGACTGGCTCGCCGGAGCTCCGGTGCTCGGCCTCGCCGTACTGCCCCTGCGGTCCACCGATGACGTCCGGGAGGCCGAGCAGCGCTTCCGGTTCACCGTGCCGGCGGGGACCGTGTCGCTGGACCTGCCGTTGGAGCTTCCCGCGCGCGTGAGGATCGACGGCGGCCCTGAACTGCCCCTCGAAAACGGGCACATGACGTTGCATCAACTTCTCGACACGGCAACGGAGTTCGAGGTGCTCACCGCCCCCACGGCCGTTCTGCGCGGTGGCTCCGCCTGGCGCGGGCCGGTGCGGGTGCGCACCGTTGCGGCTCCGATGCGACCGGGGGAGTGGGCGGAGGTGGGGCTGGGCGGCTGGAGCGGTGGCGTGACCTATGCGCGGACGCTGGAGGTGCCGGCCGGGTCGGACCCGGTGCTGGACCTGGGGCGGGTGCGGGGCAGCGTCGCGGTGCGCGTCGACGGGGAACTCGTCGGCGAGGCCTTCTGCGGACCGTACCGCTTCGCGCTGCGCGGCACCGCCGGGCGGACCGTCCGTCTCGACGTGACCGTCCACAACACCCTGGCCCCGTATCTCGCCGAAGCGACACCGACCGCCTGGGCCTTCCCCTCCCAGCTGCCGTCCGGGCTGCTGGGACCGGTGACGCTAGAAAGGCCCGTCTGA
- a CDS encoding MFS transporter: MARTSPAPNQPEPPIEKRLWKVATLSGMASYLDAALIVSIGVNLAIYRDAYDMGVWMAGAISAIVTICIAVGSLVGGRLADVFGRRRLYNLDILCYALGAIVITLAPDDITLLAGVLLAGLAAGADLPTSLAVVSDAAPDHARGRLIAFTQVMWMLGIIVVVFAGFALSDTGMLGARLITAHLAVAALVTWHLRAKLELATGPDPEMDLVSVDKPAEQQGVALKNVWTRAALVPMLATFAFYATWGLGANTMGQFTTYLLVTVSGATQSVATGINLACLPIGLLLTLAFVRIADGPRRDRMFYVATVVQIAAFAIGTLTLGSIVGFLVFYVLYQLTYPFAGEANYKVWSQLTLPADTRGTTQGITYAVSRGVFAGVAFVTPALLDRSPSLLLWVITGCMALSAFAGLYIVRVLVPRATPAATAQTDLKVAQT, translated from the coding sequence ATGGCCCGAACCTCGCCTGCCCCGAACCAGCCGGAACCACCCATCGAGAAGCGCCTCTGGAAGGTCGCGACCCTCTCCGGCATGGCGTCCTACCTCGATGCCGCGCTCATCGTGAGCATCGGCGTCAACCTGGCCATCTATCGCGACGCCTACGACATGGGCGTCTGGATGGCCGGTGCGATCAGCGCGATCGTCACCATCTGCATCGCGGTCGGCTCCCTGGTCGGCGGACGCCTCGCCGACGTCTTCGGTCGACGCCGCCTCTACAACCTGGACATCCTCTGCTACGCCCTCGGGGCAATCGTCATCACACTGGCGCCCGACGACATCACCCTTCTGGCGGGTGTCCTGCTCGCCGGTCTCGCGGCCGGTGCCGACCTGCCGACGTCGCTGGCCGTGGTCTCGGACGCGGCCCCCGACCACGCCCGGGGGCGGCTCATCGCGTTCACGCAGGTCATGTGGATGCTGGGCATCATCGTCGTGGTCTTCGCCGGGTTCGCCCTGTCGGACACCGGCATGCTCGGGGCCCGACTCATCACCGCCCATCTGGCCGTCGCCGCCCTGGTCACCTGGCATCTGCGCGCCAAGCTGGAACTGGCCACCGGGCCCGATCCGGAGATGGACCTGGTCTCGGTGGACAAACCGGCCGAGCAGCAGGGAGTCGCGCTGAAGAACGTCTGGACCCGTGCCGCGCTGGTGCCCATGCTCGCGACCTTCGCCTTCTACGCGACCTGGGGCCTGGGCGCCAACACCATGGGCCAGTTCACGACGTATCTGCTGGTCACCGTCAGTGGTGCCACGCAGAGCGTGGCCACCGGCATCAACCTCGCCTGTCTTCCGATCGGCCTGCTGCTGACGCTCGCCTTCGTCCGCATCGCCGACGGCCCGCGCCGCGACCGGATGTTCTACGTCGCCACGGTCGTACAGATCGCGGCCTTCGCGATCGGCACGCTCACGCTGGGATCCATCGTCGGCTTCCTCGTCTTCTACGTCCTCTACCAGCTGACCTATCCGTTCGCGGGCGAGGCCAACTACAAGGTGTGGTCGCAGTTGACGCTGCCCGCGGACACCCGGGGCACCACGCAGGGGATCACCTACGCCGTCTCGCGCGGGGTCTTCGCGGGCGTCGCGTTCGTCACGCCCGCCCTGCTCGACCGGAGCCCCAGTCTGTTGCTCTGGGTGATCACCGGCTGCATGGCGCTGTCGGCGTTCGCGGGCCTGTACATCGTCCGCGTCCTGGTTCCCCGCGCGACCCCGGCCGCCACCGCACAGACGGATCTGAAGGTCGCGCAAACCTGA
- a CDS encoding L-fucose/L-arabinose isomerase family protein codes for MATTESTTTRTGERDADLAELLPPVTRRRPRIGLVSGGLGTYWPQFPGLLPQLKESAGYVAERLGQLDAEVTDAGFVSDAQEGAAAAERLRRADCDLIVLFLTTYLTSSMVLPIAQRTHTPVLVVDLQPSERMDHASFDTGAWLAYCSQCSVPEVGNVFRRAGIPFRSVSGWLRQESAWRRIERWVRAAHVRAALRHARHGLMGHVYPGMLDVQTDPTLLSATFGSHVEVLEFDDLRHRVQKVTEAETRERVELARRIFTVDESVVDEDFAWGATVSVALDQLVADFGLDTLAYYHRGLDGELHERLGAGMILGASLLTARGVPAAGEFELRTSVAQLASQSVGAGGSFTEIQALNFEDGVVEMGHDGPAHLALSARDPLLRGLGVYHGKRGWGVSVEFDVRQGPVTLLGLGQDADGSLSFITSEGTVVPGPLLEIGNTTSRVDFGRDPGEWVDAWSATGVGHHWSLAVGHHGPDFGAAASLLGIDHREV; via the coding sequence ATGGCGACGACCGAATCCACCACGACCCGCACCGGTGAACGGGACGCCGACCTGGCCGAGTTGCTGCCGCCCGTGACCCGCCGTAGGCCGCGGATCGGGCTGGTCTCCGGCGGGCTCGGCACGTACTGGCCGCAGTTCCCGGGGCTGCTGCCCCAGTTGAAGGAATCGGCGGGGTATGTCGCCGAACGGCTGGGGCAGTTGGACGCCGAGGTGACGGACGCGGGCTTCGTCTCCGACGCACAGGAGGGCGCGGCCGCCGCCGAGCGGCTGCGCCGGGCCGACTGCGATCTGATCGTGCTGTTCCTGACGACCTATCTGACCTCGTCGATGGTCCTGCCGATCGCCCAGCGCACGCACACCCCGGTGCTTGTCGTCGACCTCCAGCCCTCCGAGCGGATGGACCACGCCTCCTTCGACACGGGCGCCTGGCTGGCGTACTGCTCGCAGTGCTCCGTGCCGGAGGTCGGCAACGTCTTCCGCCGGGCCGGGATCCCCTTCCGGTCGGTGTCGGGCTGGCTGCGGCAGGAGTCGGCGTGGCGGCGCATCGAGCGGTGGGTGCGTGCCGCGCATGTCCGGGCCGCGCTCCGGCACGCCCGGCACGGGCTGATGGGGCACGTGTATCCGGGCATGCTGGATGTGCAGACCGATCCGACGCTGCTGTCTGCGACGTTTGGCTCGCATGTCGAGGTGCTGGAGTTCGACGATCTGCGGCACCGGGTGCAGAAGGTGACGGAGGCGGAGACCCGGGAGCGGGTGGAGCTCGCCCGGCGGATCTTCACCGTCGACGAGAGTGTCGTGGACGAGGACTTCGCGTGGGGGGCGACCGTGTCGGTGGCCCTCGACCAGCTGGTGGCGGACTTCGGCCTCGACACCCTCGCCTACTACCACCGGGGGCTCGACGGTGAGCTGCACGAGCGGCTCGGCGCCGGGATGATCCTGGGCGCCTCGCTGCTCACGGCCCGGGGTGTGCCGGCGGCCGGTGAGTTCGAACTGCGCACCAGTGTCGCCCAGTTGGCCTCGCAGAGCGTCGGCGCCGGGGGCTCCTTCACGGAGATCCAGGCGCTGAACTTCGAGGACGGGGTGGTGGAGATGGGCCACGACGGGCCCGCCCACCTCGCGCTCAGCGCCCGGGACCCGCTGCTGCGCGGTCTCGGTGTCTACCACGGCAAGCGGGGCTGGGGGGTCAGTGTGGAGTTCGACGTCCGGCAGGGACCCGTCACCCTGCTCGGCCTCGGCCAGGACGCCGACGGCAGCCTGTCGTTCATCACCTCCGAGGGCACCGTCGTGCCGGGACCTCTGCTGGAGATCGGCAACACCACCAGCAGGGTCGACTTCGGGCGGGACCCCGGCGAATGGGTCGACGCGTGGAGCGCCACGGGGGTCGGGCACCACTGGTCCCTGGCGGTGGGTCACCACGGCCCCGACTTCGGGGCGGCGGCGAGTCTGCTGGGAATCGACCACCGGGAGGTGTGA